The region TGTGgcatttccttaaaataaaaatagagcttcCACGTATTCCAGCAACCACACTACCAAGGGTATGTGCAAATAAAGCTGAATCAGTTCGTTGAAGAGACACCTGCCCTTCTGTGTTCCTTGCGGCACTGTGCCCAGCAGCCAGGAAACCAAACCAGCCTCTGGCCCACCAGTTGATGGGGCAATGGAGAGAATGGGGTAGATCATACAGTGGGATGCTATTTCAGCCaaacaaaaggagggaatccTGCCATTTGAAACAGCATGGATGGGACTAGAGGTCATTATATACGTGAAAGAAACTAGGCTCTGAGAAACTACTCATGACCACACTCATGTGGATCTCAAAAAGTTGACCTCATAAAAGTTGAGAGTAGAGCTGGGTATGATGCAcacgcctgtaaacccagctacttgggaggctgaggcaggaggatcacaattcaaggtcagcctccgcaacttagtgagacaattttaaaaaatagaaaggagtggtgatgtggctcaggggctaagcacccctgggttcagttcctgtaacacacacacacacacacacacacacacacacgttgagTAGAATGGTGGACagctgaggctggggagggaagggagtgggtGGGTAGGCTGGCCAGTGCATGCTGAGCCAGTTAGGAGGTGAGTTCTGGTGTTCTGTGACACAGTAGGACAATCACAGGTGAtaattgataataaaatataatgcttTGTCTACTTAAAAAACTAGGAAAGATAGTGCACATTTCAGCACAAAAACCATAAAGTTTAAGCAGAGAGACGTTGCCCTGATTGGAACATGGCACAATGTCTACGTATTGAAATCACacactcgggctggggatgtggttcaggcggtagcgcgctcgcctggcatgcgtgcagcccgggttcgatgctcagcagcacataccaacaaagatgttgtgtccgccgagaactaaaaaataaatattaaaaattctctctctctctctctcactctctctttaaaaaaaaatgaaatcacacGCTCCTCCATAACCATGttcaatctttatatttttaactaaaaaaaaatggtgagtgAGGCGCTTCTTCCCGATGGTGtacatatttcattcttcaaattttcattttatggttTTAACATGAGTAGATGAGTTTGCCTCAGCTCCTCACTGTGAGGACTGAGAAATGACCAAGGCGGTTTATGTTTGGCTGGAGGGCCCAGCAGTAGGGGGCACTCCCAGGAGGACTGACAGCCCGGGGCCATGTTGGCGATGCCACGCAGCTGGGTTTGCCTGTGTCCACCGAGATCCGGTGCCGGTGCCGTTGGACTTCTGTGGGCTTGAGGTACTGCAAGTGCATCTCCAGACCCCTCCCTGGTGGCAGGACCCTGGGCCACCCGAGGTCAGAGTTGAGCTCTGCTCTGGCCTGAGCAAGACCCCCAGGATCTTCCCAGGCAGGCTTCCTGCCTTCCTGGCTCTCGGGCGTTGTCCTTGCTCCTGTCTTCACTGAAACACCTTTTACATCTCCAGAGGCGGTTAACGGAGGTGGAGAGGGCGGAGGACGAGGCACACCAGCAGTGCCTGTCAGGCGGGACCAGCACGGCGCTCTTCAGTGGGTGAAGGAAGCTGCTCAGCGTCCACCTGGCCGTTGTGGCTGAGATCCGGAAGGTTCCTGCAAGGCGAGGCTCCCGGTGTGCCATGTTCAGAGGTGCCTCCCAGACCTCAGGAGGAGAGACAGGGGAGGAGAGACAGGGGCCCGTTCACCATCAGACGTGAAGGTCAGCCTGGCTCTTCCACATCCAACATGGAGCCTGTGACCGCCTCAGCACGCCACCTCGCAGCCTGCCTCTCGCCAAGCTCCTGAGGCTGGTCAAGTACTtgcaatcctctggcctcagtcttgcaggtggctgggattacaggcgtgcaccgcCACACCCAGgccaaaattcattaaaaaatgggGTTGCTAGGCTCATGGTAAACGTGGGCAGTGAATTCCTTGGAAGCTCCCCAGACGTGGAAAGAACTTTTAGGGTCTGTGTCAACCTCCTGATTCTGGGGTGGGGGTGTCCTCCGCCTCCCGGGGGGAGTGGCTGGCCCCACCCTCAGGAGGCTTGGACCCACAGGGGGCCCCTGCCTTGTGCTGTGCTGGACCCACATGCCACCTACCTTGAACTCCGCGGGAGGGATCTGGTCCCTGGCCGTGTTGGAAGGTTGCATCGGGTGCTTCTTTTTTCTGCACACGTAATCTAGATCTTCTATTTTGAAACCAAATCTAAGTGAGTAAATCAAAGGGTTTTGATGGAGACAGTGGACACCATATGAATTTGCAGTTGCTTCTTAAGGCAAACCAGAGGGACAGGCGATTCCTTGCAGGCCTAATCACAGATCATCACTGCCCATTCCTGTAACATTGTGAAAGCTTCTTAAGCCTGAAAATAAAACTCCAATTCTGAACCTGGCATCCAGGCCTGTCCCAATCTGGTGACAGGCTCTTGTCCTGAAAGCCCCCAGGGCCCCCATCGCAGGTGCAGTCCTTCccgaggcctggagccctggctCCACGGCCGCCGCCTCCCCTCGCCGAGCGTGTCCTGGGCAAGTGGGcaaggcacggtggtgcacaccgcAGTCCCGGCTGCTctggaagccgaggcaggaggaccacaagtttgatcCTTATCAAGACTAcctacagaaataaaatttagaaaaggtctggggtggggctgggtaaAAAGAAGAACTACCAGCAGGGGCTGAGGGACCAGCCCcgagggcagggggtggggggcagaacCAGGCAGCTGGCCCTGGGGGCCTGGCAGGGGAGTGGAGTGGCCAGGCTGGCATGGCTGTCCTCCTGCACGTCTCCCCTCTGGGACAGCCGCAGGCCTCATCACTCACCTGGACTCTCGACTCAGGAACTCCGACTTCCTTCGCAAGCTGTTCCCTGCAATGGATCCCGGGGTAGGGGTTGTTCCTGAAGGCCCTGGTGAGGGTGTGCAGCTGAGAGGGGCTGTAGGTGGTGCGGCACCGTCGGGCCTCCTCACCTAGGGTGGGTGGGAGAGGATTAGCAGGGGCCACGGTGACCCACGGGCAGGGCAGAACCTCCAGGGCCTTGCCGGACCCCGGCTACCACCCGGCTGCATCcctcctgcttgcttttgtgtgtgtgtgagacagggCCGGCCTCCCCGGCAGCTGGCCTGCAGGAGTGTCCACGGCCCACAGTGCAGGCCTGCTGTGTCCCTGCTCCTGGCAGCAGCTGGCTCCCCTGTGGAGACACATCTGCACAGGCTGCTTACTTCGAATCCGTCCTGGAAGTTGGTCTCGCCCAGGGCCTTGGCTTGATTCCAAAGCCTCCTTAGGTTCTGGCCTTTCCTGGAGTCTGTGTCTAGCTCTGCGATTCTGAAACCAAACctatggagaaaagaaagcaagacCCTGAAGAACAGCAGCTCCACGGTGGGCTGTGACCCCACAACCAAGCTGGACTTCCCTCCACGTAGCCATCTGGATCAGATGATGCACTTTAGGCCATCTTAGGAGAGAAAGAGTGTCTGTTTTTGCATGCTTTGCTttgtctcctttcatttctccattccttttttcttttcggTGATattgtggatggaacccagggatgctgtgctattgaatcacatccccagccctttttatcttttatttcgagacagggtctttctaagttgccgaGACCTTgagcttgtgaccctcctgcctcagccttctgagttgcggCAACTGTGGTGGTACACGACCATGCCAGACCAAGGGCAACAGCTCTCTGGGCTTACCCACAGCCCTCAGCACACTGCTTGGAACCTGTGCCATCACAgtgattttcctttcttcctttccaattccAGTTTTGGAGATACAGAATTTGTAacttcagtgactcaggaggctgaggctggaggacggcaagtttgaggcctgcctgggtTATTAAGCAAGAACCCTGATCAAactagaaagggctgaggatgtagctcagtagtagagctcccttgggttcaatccagtactagaaagaaagaagaaagaaagaaaggaaggaaggaagaaaggaaggaaggaaggaaggaaggaaggaaggaaggaaggaaggaaggaaggaaggagaggattTGTAACTCACCTGGATTCTCGACTCATCAGTGTTGACTTCCACGGCAAGTTTTTGTTTGGTAGCATAATTTGGGTATGGCATCTGGTTAAAGGTGTCGATGAGGATTTTCAGCTGCTCTTTGGTGAACTTAGTGCGATCGCGCCTACTGCTCCCAGGCATGGGCCCTGTGGAAAGATCAGGAAATAAGCACCATCAAGTGGGTAAGCTTACCTCGAGAGACGGCCGGTCCTGCCTCTCAGCTTCTCTCCCCAGCAGGGAGGGGCTTCCTGCCCTCCCCACCACGCCCGCCAACACAGCTGATCTTCCAGCTTCTCCAACTGACCCAAATGCTGCAACCGGACACGCAGGGTCCCGCTTTTCAAGCCCCATAGAGAACGGTTGCGATATTTTTGTGTAGATCATAAGCAATGGGTTAAGAGGATGCGCGACGGGTCCATCTGGGGATGAAGAACTGAACCCAGAAGCAAAGCCTGTGGCAGGTGCCATTAAGCCATTCCAGGTTTTCCAGTCAAGACCCCTGGTCTGTCCTTATCACTCACCATCGCAGGCAAACTAGGTCAACttccaaaatattccaaaaaaatgTTACGTGCACAAAATTAATCACAAAAGGAGTTCCAGGGGTTGGGGATGCTGCTTAGTGGTGAGGTCCTGGCCtcgcaggtgcaaggccctggatcgAGCCCCCAGCACCCCAAAAGAGGACTAAAAGGATTCCATACTTTGCCCAGAATCTCCAAAAGGAAAAACACCACATCATGTAACTTTGGATACAGGATATCTCCTTGAAGTAGCCAAATCTGGAGTCTTTGGAGCATACTGTTTGTAACCTAAAGGGACGCAGTGAACTGAGGCGAAGCATTGCTGGGCTACTGGAGTTTTGGGGGCACGCCTGGCAGCATTTTTATTTGACCCTCCAATGCTGGCCACCACCCCCTGCCCACTGCGCCTCACAGAGGGAGGCCCACCCTGACATGGGCCCAGGCCCCTGCGGGGAGCCGTGGC is a window of Ictidomys tridecemlineatus isolate mIctTri1 chromosome 15, mIctTri1.hap1, whole genome shotgun sequence DNA encoding:
- the Duxa gene encoding double homeobox protein A, whose protein sequence is MAQDSSSNRPMPGSSRRDRTKFTKEQLKILIDTFNQMPYPNYATKQKLAVEVNTDESRIQVWFQNRRARHRLQERPEPKEALESSQGPGRDQLPGRIRSEEARRCRTTYSPSQLHTLTRAFRNNPYPGIHCREQLAKEVGVPESRVQIWFQNRRSRLRVQKKEAPDATFQHGQGPDPSRGVQGLGGTSEHGTPGASPCRNLPDLSHNGQVDAEQLPSPTEERRAGPA